A single Brassica rapa cultivar Chiifu-401-42 chromosome A04, CAAS_Brap_v3.01, whole genome shotgun sequence DNA region contains:
- the LOC103866157 gene encoding uclacyanin-2 isoform X2 — protein MAAATVLLVIMSIVPAAVAVTYTVGDVNGWTSGVDYTVWLTGNTFRVGDIIEFKYGPSHSVDVTNKAGYDDCDSSASTENHSDGDTKIELKTVGTRYFICPTPGHCINGMKLAVTVIASASSPATPPTPSSFPVSFPPTPPSPSPDTTDLPRADGIHEADSGSTTPPPPTLPPPPPSSGASRGLMSCVVVGISLVLACMYA, from the exons ATGGCTGCAGCCACTGTTCTCCTAGTGATCATGTCCATCGTCCCAGCAGCGGTCGCTGTGACATACACGGTCGGAGACGTTAATGGATGGACCAGTGGTGTGGACTACACAGTTTGGCTTACCGGAAACACTTTCAGAGTTGGTGACATTATAG AGTTCAAGTACGGTCCTTCGCACTCGGTGGATGTGACTAACAAAGCCGGATACGATGACTGTGATAGCTCCGCATCCACCGAGAATCACTCCGACGGGGACACCAAAATCGAACTCAAGACTGTAGGAACAAGGTATTTCATCTGTCCAACACCTGGCCACTGCATCAACGGCATGAAGCTTGCCGTTACGGTCATTGCCTCCGCCTCCTCTCCAGCCACGCCTCCGACACCGTCTTCATTTCCTGTCTCTTTTCCTCCCACCCCTCCGTCGCCGTCTCCTGACACCACAGACTTGCCGCGGGCTGATGGAATACACGAAGCTGATTCAGGGTCAACCACGCCGCCGCCCCCAACGCTTCCGCCTCCACCGCCATCAAGTGGTGCATCTAGGGGACTAATGAGCTGCGTGGTGGTCGGGATCTCACTGGTGTTGGCTTGCATGTATGCATAA
- the LOC103866154 gene encoding ELMO domain-containing protein A isoform X1 — translation MDDREGSFVAVRRISQGLERGSVYNSSSAEGVPGSAAWLGRGLSCVCAQRRDSDTNSTFDLTPAQEESLQSLQNRIDVAYDSTIPLHQEALRDLWKLAFPEEELHGLISEQWKEMGWQGKDPSTDFRGGGFISLENLLYFARNFQKSFQDLLRKQVGDRSVWEYPFAVAGINLTFMLIQMLDLEAVKPRTVVGGTFLKFLSENESAFDLLYCIAFKLMDQQWLSMRASYMEFNTVMKSTRRQLERELMLEDIMHLEDLPSYALLSQ, via the exons ATGGATGATAGAGAAGGCTCGTTCGTTGCCGTTAGGCGTATTTCTCAGGGTCTCGAACGTGGAAGCGTTTACAATTCCTCATCTG ctGAGGGTGTGCCTGGATCAGCAGCTTGGTTAGGCCGAGGTCTTTCCTGTGTTTGTGCTCAGCGAAGAGATAGCGATACTAACTCCACCTTTGATCTTACACCTGCTCAG GAGGAAAGCTTGCAGAGTTTGCAGAACCGTATTGATGTAGCTTATGACAGTACAATACCTCTGCATCAG GAAGCTCTGAGGGATCTGTGGAAACTTGCCTTTCCTGAAGAAGAGCTTCATGGATTGATATCTGAGCAGTGGAAAGAGATGGGTTGGCAGGGCAAAGATCCGTCTACTGATTTTAG GGGTGGTGGCTTCATATCTCTTGAAAATTTGCTGTACTTCGCCAGAAACTTTCAg AAATCCTTCCAGGACCTTTTGAGGAAGCAGGTTGGGGATAGGTCCGTATGGGAATACCCTTTTGCTGTTGCTGGTATCAACCTAACATTCATGCTCATTCAGATGCTTGACCTTGAAGCAG TAAAACCACGAACAGTTGTTGGGGGAACTTTTCTGAAGTTCCTTTCTG AGAACGAGTCTGCCTTTGACCTTCTATATTGCATTGCATTCAAGCTAATGGATCAGCAATGGCTTTCAATGCGTGCCTCATACATGGAGTTCAAC ACGGTGATGAAATCAACGAGGAGACAGCTGGAGAGAGAGCTGATGCTGGAAGACATAATGCATCTTGAGGACTTGCCTTCCTACGCCCTCCTCTCTCAATAG
- the LOC103866158 gene encoding flavanone 3-dioxygenase 3 produces the protein MEETIKSLLDDSFESAMTLTNSGVPQVPDRYVLPPSQRPALGSSLGTREITLPIIDLSLLHEPLLRSSVIQEINMACKEFGFFQVINHGIPPSVVRDALDAATQFFDLPVEDKMLLVSADVHQPVRYGTSLNHSTDRVHYWRDFIKHYSYPLSKWIDMWPSNPPCYKDKVGKYAEATHVLHKQLIEAISESLGLEKDYLQEQTEEGSQVMAVNCYPACPEPEITLGMPPHSDFGSLTILLQSSQGLQIMDSNKNWISVPYIEGALIVQLGDQVEVMSNGIYKSVIHRVTVNKDYKRLSFASLHSLPLHKRISPAPELVGNNAPAYGEFSFNDFLDYISSNDCVQQRFIDTLKKSNS, from the exons ATGGAGGAAACAATAAAGAGTTTGCTTGATGATTCTTTTGAAAGTGCAATGACACTTACCAATTCAGGTGTGCCTCAAGTGCCTGACCGTTACGTTCTTCCGCCATCGCAAAGGCCAGCTCTTGGTTCAAGCTTAGGTACCAGAGAGATAACACTTCCTATCATTGATCTCTCTCTTTTACACGAACCTTTGCTTAGGTCCAGCGTTATCCAAGAGATCAACATGGCCTGCAAGGAATTTGGTTTCTTTCAG GTTATAAACCATGGGATACCACCATCAGTGGTTAGAGATGCCTTAGATGCAGCAACACAGTTCTTTGACTTACCTGTGGAAGATAAGATGCTTCTAGTGTCTGCAGATGTTCATCAGCCAGTAAGATATGGCACAAGCCTCAACCATTCAACAGACAGAGTTCATTATTGGAGAGATTTCATTAAACATTACTCTTATCCTCTATCAAAGTGGATTGATATGTGGCCATCAAATCCTCCATGCTACAA GGATAAGGTAGGCAAGTATGCAGAGGCAACGCATGTGCTACATAAGCAATTAATAGAAGCTATCTCAGAAAGCCTAGGACTAGAGAAAGATTACTTACAAGAACAAACTGAAGAAGGCTCACAAGTCATGGCAGTGAACTGTTACCCAGCATGTCCTGAACCTGAAATCACCTTGGGAATGCCACCACACTCGGACTTCGGCTCGCTGACCATCTTACTTCAAAGTAGCCAGGGACTCCAGATAATGGACTCCAACAAAAACTGGATCAGTGTGCCGTATATTGAAGGAGCTTTGATAGTTCAGCTGGGAGATCAAGTAGAAGTGATGAGCAATGGCATATACAAGAGTGTGATCCATCGTGTAACAGTGAACAAAGACTACAAGCGGCTATCATTTGCAAGTCTTCATAGTCTACCTCTGCACAAGAGGATAAGTCCAGCACCTGAGCTCGTTGGAAACAATGCACCAGCCTATGGGGAGTTTAGTTTCAACGATTTTCTTGACTACATCTCAAGCAATGACTGTGTACAGCAAAGATTTATTGATACACTTAAGAAGAGCAACTCCTGA
- the LOC103866157 gene encoding uclacyanin-2 isoform X1, whose protein sequence is MAMNGLSKMAAATVLLVIMSIVPAAVAVTYTVGDVNGWTSGVDYTVWLTGNTFRVGDIIEFKYGPSHSVDVTNKAGYDDCDSSASTENHSDGDTKIELKTVGTRYFICPTPGHCINGMKLAVTVIASASSPATPPTPSSFPVSFPPTPPSPSPDTTDLPRADGIHEADSGSTTPPPPTLPPPPPSSGASRGLMSCVVVGISLVLACMYA, encoded by the exons ATGGCAATGAATGGTTTGTCCAAGATGGCTGCAGCCACTGTTCTCCTAGTGATCATGTCCATCGTCCCAGCAGCGGTCGCTGTGACATACACGGTCGGAGACGTTAATGGATGGACCAGTGGTGTGGACTACACAGTTTGGCTTACCGGAAACACTTTCAGAGTTGGTGACATTATAG AGTTCAAGTACGGTCCTTCGCACTCGGTGGATGTGACTAACAAAGCCGGATACGATGACTGTGATAGCTCCGCATCCACCGAGAATCACTCCGACGGGGACACCAAAATCGAACTCAAGACTGTAGGAACAAGGTATTTCATCTGTCCAACACCTGGCCACTGCATCAACGGCATGAAGCTTGCCGTTACGGTCATTGCCTCCGCCTCCTCTCCAGCCACGCCTCCGACACCGTCTTCATTTCCTGTCTCTTTTCCTCCCACCCCTCCGTCGCCGTCTCCTGACACCACAGACTTGCCGCGGGCTGATGGAATACACGAAGCTGATTCAGGGTCAACCACGCCGCCGCCCCCAACGCTTCCGCCTCCACCGCCATCAAGTGGTGCATCTAGGGGACTAATGAGCTGCGTGGTGGTCGGGATCTCACTGGTGTTGGCTTGCATGTATGCATAA
- the LOC103866154 gene encoding ELMO domain-containing protein A isoform X2, whose protein sequence is MDDREGSFVAVRRISQGLERGSVYNSSSEGVPGSAAWLGRGLSCVCAQRRDSDTNSTFDLTPAQEESLQSLQNRIDVAYDSTIPLHQEALRDLWKLAFPEEELHGLISEQWKEMGWQGKDPSTDFRGGGFISLENLLYFARNFQKSFQDLLRKQVGDRSVWEYPFAVAGINLTFMLIQMLDLEAVKPRTVVGGTFLKFLSENESAFDLLYCIAFKLMDQQWLSMRASYMEFNTVMKSTRRQLERELMLEDIMHLEDLPSYALLSQ, encoded by the exons ATGGATGATAGAGAAGGCTCGTTCGTTGCCGTTAGGCGTATTTCTCAGGGTCTCGAACGTGGAAGCGTTTACAATTCCTCATCTG AGGGTGTGCCTGGATCAGCAGCTTGGTTAGGCCGAGGTCTTTCCTGTGTTTGTGCTCAGCGAAGAGATAGCGATACTAACTCCACCTTTGATCTTACACCTGCTCAG GAGGAAAGCTTGCAGAGTTTGCAGAACCGTATTGATGTAGCTTATGACAGTACAATACCTCTGCATCAG GAAGCTCTGAGGGATCTGTGGAAACTTGCCTTTCCTGAAGAAGAGCTTCATGGATTGATATCTGAGCAGTGGAAAGAGATGGGTTGGCAGGGCAAAGATCCGTCTACTGATTTTAG GGGTGGTGGCTTCATATCTCTTGAAAATTTGCTGTACTTCGCCAGAAACTTTCAg AAATCCTTCCAGGACCTTTTGAGGAAGCAGGTTGGGGATAGGTCCGTATGGGAATACCCTTTTGCTGTTGCTGGTATCAACCTAACATTCATGCTCATTCAGATGCTTGACCTTGAAGCAG TAAAACCACGAACAGTTGTTGGGGGAACTTTTCTGAAGTTCCTTTCTG AGAACGAGTCTGCCTTTGACCTTCTATATTGCATTGCATTCAAGCTAATGGATCAGCAATGGCTTTCAATGCGTGCCTCATACATGGAGTTCAAC ACGGTGATGAAATCAACGAGGAGACAGCTGGAGAGAGAGCTGATGCTGGAAGACATAATGCATCTTGAGGACTTGCCTTCCTACGCCCTCCTCTCTCAATAG